Proteins from a single region of Spodoptera frugiperda isolate SF20-4 chromosome 8, AGI-APGP_CSIRO_Sfru_2.0, whole genome shotgun sequence:
- the LOC118262713 gene encoding putative nuclease HARBI1, with amino-acid sequence MAVRGSCITFSLENAKRRDNLEKRRQAYTIRNMGLLATDINYIKIFRLSEELIAQLEEDISPFLTPAKRRGGISNRNKILCTLAFFASGSYQKILGENVRTYISQASASRAIRTVVDAINQPDIIKKYIRFPVNASEREILKQKFYEKFKIPGTIGCIDGTLISMVRPKEHEERFYCRKGYHARNAVIINDPDLNIMHVDVTFGGATHDSFIFNNSYIKTHLEQLNNTGETVYLLGDSGFPLRPYMMIPCSNPEPGSREELYNNLHASARNTAERTIGILKGRFRCLLVHRVLHYDPEMVGKIIKACCVLHNICNRAGVPPVELPSYLQRQEDTFLQILQQGSQNSISDLDSGRLARSRLINRLWRGQNRQQ; translated from the exons atGGCTGTTCGTGGATCCTGTATAACATTTTCATTGGAAAATGCTAAGCGTCgagataatttagaaaaaagaCGTCAAGCGTACACAATTCGTAATATGGGTCTTCTTGCAACAGATATAAACTATATCAAGATATTCAGGTTGAGTGAAGAACTAATTGCACAATTAGAAGAAGATATTTCCCCATTTTTAACACCGGCAAAACGTCGAGGAGGAATTAGCAACCGAAATAAG ATTTTATGTACTCTCGCATTTTTTGCCAGTGGGAGTTACCAAAAAATACTAGGCGAAAATGTAAGGACCTATATCTCCCAAGCATCTGCCTCGAGGGCTATTAGAACCGTAGTAGATGCCATCAACCAGCcagatattattaaaaagtacataagaTTTCCTGTAAACGCAAGTGAAAGGGAAATTCTTAAACAAAA attttatgaaaAGTTCAAAATTCCTGGGACCATTGGTTGTATTGATGGTACTTTGATATCAATGGTGCGGCCCAAAGAACATGAAGAACGATTTTACTGCAGAAAAGGGTATCATGCTCGAAATGCTGTAATT ATAAATGATCCTGACTTAAATATAATGCATGTGGATGTAACTTTTGGAGGGGCAACTCATGACagctttatatttaataattcataTATAAAAACGCATTTGGAGCAGCTGAACAATACAGGAGAAACAGTGTACCTGCTTG ggGACTCAGGTTTTCCTCTCAGGCCATACATGATGATCCCTTGCAGTAACCCTGAGCCTGGATCGAGGGAAGAATTGTATAATAACCTGCATGCAAGTGCTAGAAATACTGCAGAACGAACCATTGGCATACTTAAAGGCCGCTTTAGGTGTCTTTTAGTTCATCGTGTTCTGCACTATGATCCTGAGATGGTggggaaaataataaaagcatgTTGTGTACTACACAACATATGTAATCGAGCTGGAGTACCTCCAGTAGAATTACCAAGTTATCTACAAAGACAAGAAGATACTTTTCTCCAGATATTACAACAAGGAAGCCAGAACTCCATTAGTGATTTAGACAGTGGACGCCTTGCTAGAAGTCGCCTAATTAATAGACTGTGGCGCGGGCAAAATAggcaacaataa